The Astyanax mexicanus isolate ESR-SI-001 chromosome 21, AstMex3_surface, whole genome shotgun sequence genome contains the following window.
GCCCCGACACTGCAGAGCTCTCCAGTTGCGTTTAAAGCTTCAGGGGGGCGCGGACACGGCAGCGCGCGCGCAcgcagtgaagagagagagaacgagagagcgcGAGAAAGAGCAAGTGACAGAGTGAAACTGATCGGGCAAACGagacttttgcttttttttgttctaCGCGGGTCCGACCGACCTCATGTGACGGACAAGCAAAAAGGAAAATTTAACTCTACAGCgagtttttccctttttttttgttttttgaagacGCATTTCGCTCCGGTAGAGCGGTACAGTTATCATGGGAGGCAATCCAAGCAGCGCAGCCGCGTGGATGCTCGCTTTCACCTTTCTGTCACTGCCCGTCCTGCCAGCACTCGCCGCGGGCAGGACCATGAAGTACCAAACACACGAAGAGGACGCACCGGCGACCGTCATCGGAAACCTGGCAAAGGACATGGCACAAATTCCCTCTACTGGCTCCAAGGCCAATTTCAGGATGATGAAACAGTTTAACGCTTCTTTTATCCGGCTGCGCGAGAGCGACGGGCAGCTCACCATCGGGGAGCGAATCGACCGGGAGAAGATCTGCAAGCACACGACTCAGTGTCTCATCGCTTTCGACGTGGTGAGTTTCTCTAAagaacagtttaaactgatacaTGTAGAAGTGGAGGTGAAGGACATCAATGACAACTCTCCCGAGTTTCCCAGAAAGGAATCCACTCTGGAAATCTCAGAAAACACAGCAGTGGGTACACGGATACCCCTGGATGTGGCAGTGGATGAAGATGTGGGCACAAACTACATTCAGAGCTACCAAATCTCTGTCAACAGCCACTTCACCATTGACATGCTGAGCAGAGCTGATGGGGTTAAATATGCGGAGCTGGTGTTAATGAAAGAACTGGACAGGGAGGCACAGGCGTCCTTCATCCTGGAACTGGCCGCGACTGACGGAGGTAACCCGCCACGGTCTGGCACCACAAAGATCAACATCAAGGTGAAAGACTACAATGACAACAGCCCCGTCTTTGACCGCAACAATTTCTCAGTTGAAATACCAGAGGACGCACCAGTGGGATTCCTGCTGCTCGATCTGAATGCTGTCGACCCGGACGAGGGCATGAATGGGGAAGTTGTTTATGGGTTCAGCAATCAAGTGCCATCAGAGATCCGGCAGCTTTTCAAAGTGGACAGAAAATCTGGCCGCCTAACCCTGGAGAGTCAGATCGACTTTGAAAGCAAAACAACATATGAGTTTGATGTTCAGGCATCTGACTTGGGTTCTAACCCCAGCCCACCGACTGTCTGCAAAATCATTGTGCAGGTGCAGGATGTAAATGACAATGCACCAGAAATCACCATCACCCCGATGACCTCCATCACAGCAGGAATTGCACATATCACAGAGGCAGCCAGCAAGGACAGCTTTGTGGCACTGATCAGCACCACAGACAGGGACTCAGGTGCCAATGGCCAGGTTCACTGCACACTGTATGGGCACGACCACTTCAAACTCCAACAAGCTTATGAGGACAGCTATATGATTGTGACCACAGCTGCTCTTGACAGAGAGAAAATTGCAGAATATAATTTAACTGTGGTGGCTGAAGACCTTGGCTCCCCCCCTTTCAGAACAATTACACAGTACACCATTAGGCTAAGTGATGAAAATGACAATGCACCTATGTTTAGCAAACCAATCTATGAAGTTTCTATAGTGGAAAACAATGCACCAGGTGCATACATAACCACAGTGGTGGCCAGGGACCTGGACTTGGGGCAAAACAGCAAAGTCAGCTATAAACTTGCAGAGACCTATGTTATGGGTTCTCCAGTATCAGCATTCGTC
Protein-coding sequences here:
- the LOC103032906 gene encoding protocadherin-8 — translated: MGGNPSSAAAWMLAFTFLSLPVLPALAAGRTMKYQTHEEDAPATVIGNLAKDMAQIPSTGSKANFRMMKQFNASFIRLRESDGQLTIGERIDREKICKHTTQCLIAFDVVSFSKEQFKLIHVEVEVKDINDNSPEFPRKESTLEISENTAVGTRIPLDVAVDEDVGTNYIQSYQISVNSHFTIDMLSRADGVKYAELVLMKELDREAQASFILELAATDGGNPPRSGTTKINIKVKDYNDNSPVFDRNNFSVEIPEDAPVGFLLLDLNAVDPDEGMNGEVVYGFSNQVPSEIRQLFKVDRKSGRLTLESQIDFESKTTYEFDVQASDLGSNPSPPTVCKIIVQVQDVNDNAPEITITPMTSITAGIAHITEAASKDSFVALISTTDRDSGANGQVHCTLYGHDHFKLQQAYEDSYMIVTTAALDREKIAEYNLTVVAEDLGSPPFRTITQYTIRLSDENDNAPMFSKPIYEVSIVENNAPGAYITTVVARDLDLGQNSKVSYKLAETYVMGSPVSAFVSLDPATGSIYALRSFNYEVLKQLDLRIQASDGGSPQLHGSATVNLRIVDQNDNAPSITQPVLNNGSAEVLLPKDAPSGYVVTQINARDADEGVNAELSYKITAGEISVFSINRATGEIYLNRELNYEVDESLKVTVTVSDNGRPSLTSTATIRFTIIAGAPPNERNIFRRGSEDDEVHEWDLSIVIIVVLAGSCTLLLLAIIVIATSCNKRKLDKRRDGFHSEKEDGMNLEGGKNNSDPLIPVHGDGVFDVNPYTNKPSFSGSIQAGSDMCCSSEDGTETTCVYESENKSRGAKLEGYSTLPGYGKEPVRPITIWKGNSYTTVSARDPQFSGKDSGKGDSDFNDSDSDISGDGLKKDGHQNNAQNALWACTSECKILGHSDRCWSPTATRASNSSAKTGSLPRDSVRRENYYQAHIPKTVGLQSVYEKVLHREYDYVLVPPPQPIRVREINDVTIPVYSPTTTPLCPTDEV